A window from bacterium encodes these proteins:
- a CDS encoding methyltransferase domain-containing protein, translated as MAHAVSLAAAKERCLRKLLPELERAAGLKAALDVGCGLGHFSGFLREMGFNVRAIDVRPENVAEASARYPEIRFEVNDIENPTIESLGQFDAVLCLGLLYHLENPFLAIRNLSALTREICIIETMIAPFASPLTALIEEREGEDQGRDYIAQIPSEAWLLKVLHRVGFPYVYRVSPMPDHPDFRSSFLRKKRRTMLVAAKAQLNGSGLTAAVEPGMTGRFMWYSLGLGRLLEHSGVRRAVKTAARGFRRMVPSRHSPRPNEDRPR; from the coding sequence ATGGCGCATGCGGTGAGTTTGGCCGCGGCGAAGGAGAGGTGCCTGCGAAAGCTTTTACCTGAGTTGGAGCGGGCGGCCGGGCTGAAGGCGGCGTTGGACGTGGGGTGTGGGTTGGGTCATTTTTCCGGATTCCTCCGGGAAATGGGATTCAATGTTCGGGCGATTGATGTGCGTCCCGAAAACGTGGCGGAAGCGAGCGCGAGGTATCCGGAAATTCGATTCGAAGTGAACGATATCGAGAACCCCACGATCGAAAGCCTGGGGCAGTTCGATGCGGTACTCTGTCTTGGTCTACTCTACCATTTGGAGAATCCATTTCTCGCGATCCGGAATCTTTCCGCGCTCACTCGCGAGATCTGTATCATCGAAACTATGATCGCCCCATTTGCTTCGCCGCTGACCGCGCTAATCGAAGAGAGGGAAGGAGAGGATCAAGGTCGCGATTACATCGCCCAAATTCCTTCTGAGGCTTGGTTACTAAAGGTCTTGCACAGGGTTGGGTTTCCCTACGTTTACCGCGTGTCCCCGATGCCCGATCATCCAGATTTTCGCTCATCGTTCCTGCGGAAGAAGCGCCGGACAATGCTGGTGGCAGCCAAGGCGCAGTTGAATGGCTCGGGGCTCACCGCGGCGGTGGAGCCTGGCATGACCGGACGATTCATGTGGTACTCGTTGGGGTTGGGAAGACTTCTCGAGCATTCGGGGGTGCGGAGGGCGGTGAAGACGGCCGCCCGAGGGTTTCGGAGGATGGTGCCGTCTCGCCATTCACCACGCCCGAATGAAGATCGGCCGCGCTGA
- a CDS encoding flippase, producing MGDEVSREGRGLVQNTVLNIIGQAVPLLVAVFSLPYTIHGLGPDRFGILSIAWVLVGYFSLFDLGLGRATTKFVAEAKIRGEDERISKIVWTSLVTQAILGVVVGAAFAIATPILAGRILKTSPQFLTEMRGVLYLLSGSIPVIVCARNLRGVLEAAQRFDLVNVVRVPSGMLTFLIPMAGAFMHLRVTTIVLFLILLVGATAVVYLAFGFRVFPAIAKAPSIDRAMVRPLIVFGGWVTVSNFLVPVLIYLDRFLIGVLVSVAALTYYTAPYEVASRLLIFPAALSTTLFPAFSALSALGRGDLVRLYIRSLKYIVLGLGPMAFVGVLFGRDLLRAWLGNDFAVKGGLVFQILSFGMLLNALSQIPANLLDSIGRPDMRAKVFLSYVLVYAGLLWFLISRFGIVGAALAWTLRGALECLLFLATAAKLLRIGPATFAGDGLLRGVIVYSGFALAASASRFLSGQGVVQGGMTLLCLLLFALCGWKYALDDRERTSFSLAAVRLRNRG from the coding sequence ATGGGCGATGAAGTAAGCCGGGAAGGCAGGGGATTGGTACAGAATACCGTTCTGAATATCATTGGCCAGGCTGTCCCCTTGCTGGTGGCGGTCTTTTCGCTTCCCTACACGATTCACGGTCTAGGCCCTGATCGGTTTGGTATCCTCTCGATCGCGTGGGTTCTCGTGGGGTATTTCAGTCTCTTCGATTTAGGCCTCGGTCGGGCGACCACCAAGTTTGTGGCCGAGGCCAAGATCAGAGGTGAGGACGAGCGAATTTCCAAGATTGTTTGGACTTCCCTGGTGACCCAGGCCATTCTCGGAGTGGTCGTGGGGGCGGCGTTTGCAATCGCAACGCCTATATTGGCCGGGAGGATCCTGAAGACGTCGCCGCAGTTCCTCACGGAAATGCGCGGGGTTTTGTACCTCTTGAGTGGGTCCATTCCCGTCATCGTGTGCGCGCGGAATCTGCGGGGTGTGTTGGAAGCGGCGCAGCGATTCGATTTGGTAAATGTTGTACGCGTTCCATCGGGCATGCTGACATTTTTGATTCCCATGGCGGGAGCGTTCATGCATCTTCGGGTGACGACGATTGTGCTCTTTTTGATCCTGCTGGTTGGTGCGACGGCGGTGGTCTATCTGGCTTTTGGGTTTCGCGTCTTTCCCGCAATCGCCAAAGCGCCGTCAATTGATCGGGCGATGGTTCGCCCACTCATCGTGTTTGGGGGCTGGGTAACGGTGAGTAATTTCCTTGTCCCCGTGTTGATTTATCTCGATAGGTTCCTCATCGGGGTGCTGGTTTCAGTGGCAGCGCTAACTTACTACACCGCTCCGTACGAGGTGGCGTCGAGACTGCTGATATTCCCCGCTGCCTTGAGCACAACGTTGTTCCCGGCTTTTAGCGCGCTGTCGGCGCTGGGCAGAGGAGATCTCGTCCGGCTCTACATTCGGAGCCTGAAATACATTGTACTGGGGCTGGGACCGATGGCCTTTGTGGGAGTTCTGTTCGGTCGAGATCTCCTTCGCGCGTGGCTCGGCAATGACTTCGCGGTGAAGGGCGGCTTGGTCTTCCAGATTTTGTCCTTCGGGATGTTGCTCAATGCGTTGTCCCAGATCCCGGCAAATCTCCTTGATAGCATCGGCCGTCCCGATATGCGGGCGAAGGTCTTCCTCTCGTATGTGCTCGTGTATGCGGGTTTGCTGTGGTTTCTGATCTCCCGGTTCGGCATCGTTGGCGCGGCTCTGGCCTGGACACTGCGAGGAGCTTTGGAATGCTTGCTGTTTCTTGCGACCGCGGCGAAGCTCTTACGGATCGGGCCGGCGACCTTCGCGGGGGACGGACTGCTGCGAGGGGTCATCGTCTATAGTGGGTTCGCTCTCGCGGCATCAGCGAGCCGGTTCTTATCTGGTCAAGGAGTTGTTCAAGGTGGCATGACCCTGCTGTGTCTCCTGCTATTCGCCCTATGTGGTTGGAAGTACGCGCTGGACGATCGCGAGCGAACATCTTTTTCCCTAGCCGCGGTTCGATTGAGAAACCGGGGGTAG
- a CDS encoding nucleotide sugar dehydrogenase, which yields MKITYSVVGLGKLGASLAAVIASRGFRAIGVDINQAAVDAVNAGHAPVQETALEELIAANRRRLSATMSHREAVLESDVTFVIVPTPSDERGAFSLQYAAWAFREIGRALAEKHGYHNVVLTSTVLPGSTRFGLLPILERESGKICGKDFGVCYSPEFIALGSIIHDLLNPDFVLIGESDERAGGQLEGCYMNFVENHAPCVRMSLENAELTKIAVNAFITTKITFANMLASLCERLPGGDVDVVANALGLDSRIGRKYLTGALGYGGPCFPRDNRALSFIAQALGQRADLAETTDAMNRDVADKIVEGLRPLIGRGTTVAVLGLAYKPLTHVIEESQGIYLCKALSSAGARVIAYDPLAGVPARLELRDRAVVLDSISECLAQAEVVVIATPDPAFHAVKAAEFNNRLAPVTVIDCWRTLKEELSGHSGVRYLPVGQSTDDDIWAEKLAGLWNLASQPGE from the coding sequence ATGAAGATAACCTATTCAGTAGTTGGATTGGGCAAGTTGGGGGCGAGCCTAGCGGCCGTAATTGCGAGCCGTGGATTTCGCGCCATTGGAGTTGACATTAACCAGGCGGCCGTCGATGCGGTAAATGCGGGCCACGCGCCGGTGCAGGAAACCGCCTTGGAGGAGCTGATCGCGGCGAATCGGAGGCGCCTGTCGGCGACGATGAGCCATCGCGAAGCTGTCTTGGAGTCGGATGTCACTTTCGTCATTGTGCCCACCCCCAGTGATGAGCGAGGGGCTTTTTCATTACAGTATGCAGCCTGGGCCTTTCGCGAAATCGGTCGGGCTTTGGCCGAAAAGCATGGCTACCATAACGTGGTCCTCACCAGTACCGTCTTGCCTGGTTCCACTCGGTTCGGGCTTCTGCCGATCCTCGAGCGGGAATCGGGGAAGATTTGCGGCAAAGATTTCGGGGTCTGCTACAGTCCGGAATTTATTGCCCTCGGCAGCATCATCCATGATCTCCTCAATCCAGATTTTGTGCTGATCGGCGAGTCTGACGAACGCGCCGGAGGGCAGCTCGAAGGGTGCTATATGAATTTTGTGGAGAACCACGCTCCGTGCGTGCGCATGAGCTTGGAGAACGCTGAGCTGACGAAGATTGCCGTCAATGCATTCATCACAACCAAGATCACATTCGCCAACATGCTGGCGAGCCTCTGCGAGCGCCTTCCGGGAGGAGATGTGGACGTTGTGGCCAATGCGTTGGGCCTCGATTCGCGGATCGGCCGTAAGTACCTAACGGGGGCCCTCGGGTATGGCGGTCCCTGTTTTCCTCGTGACAACAGAGCCCTGAGCTTCATTGCTCAGGCATTGGGCCAACGGGCCGATCTGGCGGAGACGACAGACGCCATGAATCGGGACGTGGCCGACAAGATTGTCGAGGGCCTTCGCCCATTGATTGGGCGTGGCACAACCGTTGCTGTGCTGGGGCTTGCCTACAAACCACTCACCCACGTCATCGAGGAATCGCAGGGGATCTACCTATGTAAGGCACTCTCCAGCGCAGGGGCTCGGGTTATTGCCTATGACCCTCTCGCGGGAGTTCCGGCTCGACTCGAACTCCGCGACCGTGCTGTGGTCCTGGACTCGATTTCTGAATGCCTGGCCCAGGCGGAGGTGGTGGTCATCGCAACCCCTGATCCCGCCTTTCACGCCGTCAAGGCTGCCGAATTCAACAATCGCCTCGCCCCCGTGACAGTGATCGATTGCTGGCGGACCTTGAAGGAGGAACTATCCGGACATTCAGGGGTCCGTTACCTGCCCGTCGGGCAAAGCACGGATGACGACATATGGGCCGAAAAGTTGGCCGGGTTGTGGAACCTGGCGTCACAGCCGGGCGAGTGA
- a CDS encoding sugar transferase, giving the protein MVKRVFDLFASMLALLLLFPILLAIALLLKLESGGPVFFRQRRLGLGTRVFEIYKFRTMSPGAEMEGPRITVKNDARVTRLGRTLRRFDLDELPTLINVLKGDMSFVGPRPEVPEYLAYYSEEQKRVFTVKPGLVDPVTLAFRNEAELLTGEDAERKYTREILPRKLTLNLEYIQRQNLLSDAVVIARTLATVLFVPKS; this is encoded by the coding sequence GTGGTCAAGCGGGTGTTTGACCTTTTCGCGTCTATGCTCGCCCTTCTGTTACTTTTTCCTATCCTGTTGGCGATCGCACTCCTCCTGAAGCTCGAATCTGGTGGACCTGTGTTCTTTCGCCAGCGACGGCTGGGACTGGGTACGCGCGTGTTTGAGATATATAAGTTCCGGACGATGAGCCCGGGTGCTGAAATGGAGGGACCGCGGATCACCGTCAAGAATGACGCTCGCGTCACTCGCCTTGGCCGAACGCTGAGGCGATTTGATTTAGACGAGCTTCCAACGCTCATCAATGTCCTAAAGGGGGATATGAGCTTCGTCGGTCCCCGTCCGGAGGTGCCCGAGTACCTTGCGTATTACTCGGAGGAGCAAAAGCGGGTATTCACGGTAAAACCTGGTCTTGTCGATCCCGTGACACTCGCATTTCGAAACGAAGCGGAGTTGCTCACAGGGGAGGATGCCGAGCGTAAATATACGCGTGAAATCTTGCCCCGCAAACTAACGCTTAACCTGGAGTACATTCAGAGGCAAAACCTACTTTCCGACGCTGTGGTCATCGCGCGAACGCTCGCTACTGTGTTATTCGTGCCGAAAAGCTGA
- a CDS encoding DegT/DnrJ/EryC1/StrS aminotransferase family protein, giving the protein MNAGQMRSTFLNFSPPSIGAEEISEVVDTLRSGWITTGPKVARFEREFAAFVGAPGALALSSATAALHLALVTLGIGPGDVVITTPMSFCSSAHVIEHVGARPLLVDVEADTLNIDPNRIRQAIGKQQKTTLEHGAVLGGRIKAILPVHLHGHPCDMEPILEIAGEHELAVVEDAAHALPARYKGRIIGSNSPSSPPVFTCFSFYATKNLTTGEGGMLIANPAFLDEARVWSLHGMSRDAYKRYTSEGSWFYEVTGPGFKYNMTDIQAAIGLHQLQKLPRFQSRRREIVKRYNAAFRQYEELQTPAERDDVEHAWHIYSLRLNTKRFGTAGAAQSVERNEFIDQLKARNIGASVHFIPIHLHPYYREKYGYKPADFPTAYAEYLRLLSLPLYPAMTDDDIDDVIQAVCDIVESSRR; this is encoded by the coding sequence ATGAATGCCGGCCAGATGCGCAGTACTTTCCTAAACTTCTCTCCCCCATCGATCGGAGCGGAAGAGATAAGTGAAGTCGTTGATACGCTGCGGTCCGGTTGGATCACTACGGGGCCGAAAGTGGCCCGCTTTGAAAGGGAATTTGCCGCATTCGTCGGCGCGCCCGGCGCGTTGGCACTGAGTTCTGCGACTGCGGCGCTCCACCTGGCTTTGGTGACTCTCGGAATTGGACCTGGCGATGTGGTGATCACAACCCCGATGAGTTTCTGCTCGAGTGCTCACGTCATAGAGCACGTGGGGGCTCGCCCCCTGCTGGTCGATGTGGAAGCAGATACCCTCAACATCGATCCGAATAGAATTCGGCAGGCCATCGGGAAGCAACAAAAAACGACTCTAGAACATGGGGCAGTTTTGGGAGGGCGCATCAAAGCGATCCTGCCGGTCCATCTCCACGGCCATCCCTGTGATATGGAGCCGATACTTGAGATCGCCGGCGAACATGAGTTGGCCGTTGTAGAAGACGCCGCTCATGCACTCCCCGCAAGATACAAGGGGCGTATTATCGGATCCAACTCGCCATCCTCTCCTCCAGTGTTTACTTGCTTTTCCTTCTACGCCACCAAGAACTTGACCACCGGGGAGGGTGGGATGCTCATAGCAAATCCTGCCTTTCTGGATGAGGCACGCGTCTGGAGCCTCCACGGCATGAGTCGGGACGCCTATAAACGGTATACATCCGAAGGTTCGTGGTTCTATGAAGTGACCGGGCCCGGCTTTAAGTACAACATGACCGACATCCAGGCGGCAATTGGTTTGCATCAGTTGCAAAAGCTCCCGCGATTCCAATCGCGACGCCGAGAGATCGTTAAAAGGTACAACGCGGCCTTCCGACAGTACGAGGAGTTGCAGACGCCCGCTGAACGAGATGATGTTGAACACGCCTGGCACATTTACTCTCTCCGCCTCAACACGAAGCGATTTGGCACGGCCGGGGCGGCTCAATCGGTTGAGCGGAATGAATTCATCGATCAGCTCAAAGCCCGGAACATCGGCGCCAGCGTACACTTCATACCGATTCATCTCCATCCGTACTATCGGGAGAAGTACGGCTATAAACCTGCGGATTTTCCAACGGCGTACGCAGAGTACCTGCGTTTACTTTCCCTGCCCTTGTACCCGGCGATGACCGATGACGACATCGACGATGTCATCCAGGCGGTTTGCGACATCGTCGAGTCATCTCGGCGGTGA
- a CDS encoding NAD-dependent epimerase/dehydratase family protein: MRVFIAGVDGYLGWSLAKHLGARGHEVGGADIFYRRNWVEEMGSWSATPISPMGDRLKAFRERVGGELSFWEGDLREYDFVERVLREFQPDAIVHLGECPSAPYSMIDVHHAVFVQTNNIVSTFNLLFAMRDTRPKAHLVKLGTMGEYGTPNVDIPEGFFEIDYRGRRDRMVFPRNAGSWYHWSKVHGSHNVMFACNIWNLRATDVMQGVVFGTRFDEGETDERLMTRLDFDQAFGTSVNRFCCQAVIGHPLTPFGRGHQRRGFLPLRDSMQCLTLVLENPPREGEYRVMNQFEEVYDITELARKVRRVGDELGLDVTVRNLENPRIELEEHHYNPDHQNLRDLGYKPTHDVEAEMRIMLRDLLKYRDRIAAKRDVLIPDVRWSGRRAKVRSLELGTASKGE; encoded by the coding sequence ATGCGGGTATTCATCGCTGGAGTAGATGGTTACCTGGGATGGTCGCTGGCCAAGCACTTGGGTGCGCGGGGGCATGAGGTCGGAGGGGCAGACATCTTCTATCGGCGCAATTGGGTTGAGGAAATGGGCTCGTGGAGCGCCACTCCCATTAGCCCGATGGGAGATCGGCTCAAGGCCTTCCGAGAGCGGGTTGGCGGAGAGCTCTCATTCTGGGAAGGGGACCTGCGCGAGTACGATTTTGTCGAGAGAGTTCTCCGGGAGTTCCAGCCCGACGCGATTGTGCACCTTGGAGAGTGCCCGTCCGCGCCGTACTCAATGATCGACGTTCACCATGCCGTGTTCGTGCAGACGAACAATATTGTCAGCACTTTTAACTTGCTCTTCGCCATGCGTGATACTCGGCCAAAGGCTCATCTCGTGAAGTTGGGAACGATGGGCGAGTACGGCACCCCGAACGTTGATATTCCTGAAGGGTTTTTTGAGATCGACTATCGGGGGCGAAGGGATCGAATGGTGTTTCCTCGGAACGCGGGGTCTTGGTATCATTGGAGCAAGGTGCACGGCTCGCATAATGTTATGTTTGCCTGCAACATTTGGAACCTACGGGCGACGGACGTGATGCAGGGTGTGGTTTTCGGCACTCGTTTCGACGAGGGCGAAACAGACGAACGCTTAATGACCAGGTTGGATTTTGACCAGGCGTTTGGGACGTCAGTCAACCGTTTCTGCTGTCAGGCTGTTATTGGGCACCCGCTGACGCCTTTCGGAAGAGGTCATCAACGGCGAGGCTTTCTTCCACTCAGGGATTCTATGCAGTGTCTGACTCTGGTGCTGGAGAACCCCCCCAGGGAAGGCGAGTATCGGGTCATGAATCAGTTTGAGGAAGTGTATGACATCACCGAACTGGCAAGGAAGGTCCGCCGAGTGGGGGACGAATTAGGATTGGATGTGACCGTGCGCAACCTGGAAAACCCTCGGATAGAGTTAGAAGAACATCACTACAACCCTGACCATCAGAATTTACGTGACCTTGGGTACAAGCCGACCCACGATGTCGAGGCGGAGATGCGGATCATGCTTCGAGATTTACTGAAGTATCGCGACCGCATTGCCGCTAAGCGTGATGTGCTCATCCCGGATGTACGGTGGAGTGGGAGGCGGGCAAAAGTGAGATCTTTGGAGTTGGGAACGGCAAGTAAAGGCGAATAG
- a CDS encoding class I SAM-dependent methyltransferase: MPLTYSVNLGILNRLKNDLALRTRRGIFEIFMRECAPTQNSRVADFGASGHREHPAHYFFEEMYPHRENLTVIARASENAGWFPEQFPGIRFLEADLRNIPLSDLHFDCGICNAVVEHAGQRDQQAALVREVCRVCRCVVFTTPNKRFPIELHTFLPLLHWFPDTIYRYTLAHIGYKHFANVENLNPLNAKAFMGLFPAARRNRLLQLGFPLLTTNLLCVSSEQSLHPYLDPTHMSREPNRPN; encoded by the coding sequence ATGCCCCTGACATACAGCGTCAACCTCGGAATACTCAACCGATTGAAAAATGACCTGGCACTTCGAACACGCCGGGGTATCTTCGAGATTTTCATGCGAGAATGCGCTCCCACACAGAACTCGCGCGTTGCCGACTTCGGTGCCTCCGGACACCGCGAACATCCGGCGCATTATTTCTTCGAGGAGATGTATCCGCACCGCGAGAATCTCACCGTGATCGCCCGAGCAAGCGAAAACGCGGGTTGGTTCCCTGAACAATTCCCAGGGATTCGTTTTCTCGAAGCGGACCTACGTAACATACCGTTGTCGGATCTGCACTTTGACTGCGGGATCTGCAATGCGGTCGTGGAACACGCAGGACAGCGCGACCAGCAGGCAGCACTGGTACGAGAAGTTTGCCGGGTCTGCCGCTGCGTAGTGTTCACTACTCCTAATAAGCGGTTTCCTATCGAGCTGCATACATTTCTGCCTTTGCTACACTGGTTCCCAGACACTATTTACCGATACACACTCGCACACATTGGCTATAAACACTTCGCCAATGTCGAGAACCTTAACCCCCTGAACGCAAAGGCTTTCATGGGTCTATTCCCGGCCGCCCGTCGCAACCGGTTGCTGCAGCTCGGATTCCCCCTGCTGACTACCAATCTTCTCTGCGTTTCCTCCGAACAATCTCTACACCCATACCTCGATCCTACACATATGAGCCGTGAACCCAATCGACCCAATTGA